A single window of Candidatus Omnitrophota bacterium DNA harbors:
- a CDS encoding glycosyltransferase has product MSTSAPRMLVSYTTAGAGHRRAAEAMAQALARLIPDADIVCHDALKCTPLWWRWSYPRTYYYLVRATAWLWALAFRCLDHPIGYAIWQPIRRQGNLIMAWRWLRELQQHPPQLIVVTHFFPCDVISTAKRAGWLRAPLVVVVTDFHPHAFWLSREAEAYICSTEQGARTLVARGIPADRIHVLGIPIDRRFAEIRDREAIRRQVGLSGGRRTILITSGGATVGPFEAVVRALTALERCWPGRIQLLVVCGENTKTAARLRAAARQTSMPVKVFEFVETMPELMAASDLIVAKAGGLTVTEAMAAGLPMLMYHVIPGQEQANARALINAGAAVLIRDPKRVAETVRRLCEDPGRMAALRQAAQRLSHPHAADDIVEQVIKPLLQSPMTKFQ; this is encoded by the coding sequence GTGTCGACCTCCGCGCCGCGCATGCTTGTCAGTTACACCACAGCAGGAGCCGGGCATCGCCGAGCCGCCGAAGCGATGGCGCAGGCCTTAGCGCGTTTAATACCGGACGCCGACATTGTCTGCCACGACGCGTTAAAGTGCACCCCGCTGTGGTGGCGCTGGAGCTATCCGCGCACGTACTATTATTTAGTGCGAGCGACAGCCTGGCTGTGGGCGCTCGCGTTTCGTTGCCTGGATCACCCCATCGGCTATGCGATCTGGCAGCCCATCAGGCGACAGGGGAATCTCATCATGGCCTGGCGGTGGCTGCGAGAGCTTCAGCAGCATCCGCCGCAGCTCATCGTCGTGACGCATTTTTTCCCCTGCGATGTCATCAGCACGGCAAAGCGCGCCGGGTGGCTGCGCGCTCCGCTCGTCGTGGTGGTCACGGATTTCCACCCCCACGCGTTTTGGCTCTCCCGCGAGGCCGAGGCCTACATCTGCTCAACCGAGCAGGGGGCGCGCACGCTGGTGGCTCGCGGCATTCCGGCCGACCGGATCCATGTGCTCGGGATTCCCATTGATCGCCGCTTCGCCGAGATCCGCGACCGCGAGGCGATCCGGCGGCAGGTGGGGCTCTCCGGCGGCCGGCGCACGATCCTCATCACGAGCGGGGGAGCTACCGTCGGGCCGTTTGAGGCGGTCGTCCGCGCGCTCACGGCGCTTGAGCGCTGCTGGCCGGGCCGCATTCAGCTGCTCGTCGTCTGCGGCGAAAACACGAAAACGGCAGCGCGGCTGCGCGCCGCCGCGCGCCAAACATCCATGCCGGTGAAAGTCTTCGAATTTGTGGAGACGATGCCTGAGCTGATGGCGGCCAGCGACCTGATCGTCGCGAAGGCCGGCGGGCTGACCGTGACCGAAGCGATGGCCGCAGGCCTGCCGATGCTCATGTATCATGTCATTCCAGGTCAGGAGCAAGCGAATGCCCGCGCGCTCATCAACGCCGGAGCCGCCGTGCTCATCCGCGATCCGAAGCGCGTGGCGGAGACGGTTCGCCGGCTGTGCGAGGACCCCGGTCGGATGGCCGCGCTGCGCCAGGCGGCGCAGCGGCTGAGCCACCCGCATGCGGCCGATGACATCGTCGAGCAGGTGATCAAACCCTTGTTACAATCACCAATGACCAAATTCCAATGA
- a CDS encoding uracil-DNA glycosylase, translating into MSELSQMARRLRQHLEGLSAFGLREIPAVRANERSKQDELSALTQDVLRCRRCPLYRTRTHAVISDGSPQAELVFVGEAPGRDEDLQGKPFVGAAGQLLTKMIEAMGLRRADVYICNVLKDRPPGNRTPLPEEVDACRPFLERQLAIIQPKVICVLGAVAAKALLGPHVAITKIRGQVRDYQGIPLVPTFHPAYLLRNPPAKTFAWTDLKLVRKLLVL; encoded by the coding sequence ATGAGTGAACTTTCCCAGATGGCACGGCGGCTTCGGCAACATCTGGAAGGATTATCCGCCTTTGGGCTCAGGGAGATCCCAGCAGTTCGCGCCAACGAACGCTCCAAACAGGATGAGTTATCAGCACTGACTCAGGACGTCCTGCGCTGCCGCCGATGTCCCTTGTATCGCACCCGGACCCATGCCGTCATCAGCGACGGCAGCCCGCAGGCCGAGCTGGTGTTCGTGGGAGAAGCCCCGGGACGCGATGAAGATCTGCAGGGCAAACCGTTTGTGGGGGCCGCAGGACAGCTGCTGACGAAGATGATCGAGGCGATGGGGCTGCGGCGCGCGGACGTCTATATCTGCAATGTGCTGAAGGATCGCCCTCCTGGCAACCGCACGCCGCTGCCGGAGGAGGTGGACGCCTGCCGGCCGTTTTTGGAGCGGCAGCTCGCCATCATCCAACCGAAGGTGATTTGCGTGCTGGGGGCTGTGGCGGCCAAGGCGCTGTTAGGGCCGCACGTGGCGATCACCAAAATCCGCGGGCAGGTGCGCGACTATCAGGGGATCCCGCTGGTGCCCACGTTTCATCCGGCGTATCTGCTGCGCAATCCCCCCGCGAAGACGTTTGCCTGGACGGATCTCAAGCTCGTTAGAAAACTCCTTGTCCTCTGA